The uncultured Bacteroides sp. DNA segment CCAAAAGGAACTTTTTATCTCATTTCCAACATATTAGAGCGATAAATGTATATATTTGCACGAATTTTGAAAGAAAGATATAGATAAAACAATTTTTATGATTAACCCAATTGTTAAAACGATCGAGTTGGGAGATGGCAGAACCATCACACTCGAAACGGGAAAATTGGCAAAACAGGCTGACGGTTCCGTCATGCTGCGTATGGGAAATACCATGCTGCTTGCTACTGTTTGTGCCGCTAAAGATGCCGTTCCCGGAACAGATTTTATGCCTTTACAGGTAGAGTATAAAGAAAAATACGCTGCATTCGGCCGCTTCCCCGGCGGTTTTACAAAAAGAGAGGGAAGAGCTTCTGATAATGAAATCCTTACTTGTCGCCTTGTTGACCGCGCTCTTCGTCCTTTATTCCCCGACAATTATCACGCAGAGGTATATGTAAATATCATCCTCTTTTCAGCTGACGGTGTTGACATGCCTGACGCTCTAGCCGGACTTGCGGCATCCGCTGCATTAGCCGTTTCAGACATTCCATTTAACGGTCCTATCTCAGAAGTCCGCGTAGCTCGTATTGGTGGCCAATTTGTGATCAACCCGTCTTTCGAGCAACTTGCAAAAGCAGACATGGATATTATGGTAGCCGCTACCTATGAAAATATCATGATGGTAGAAGGCGAGATGAGCGAAGTTTCTGAAGCCGAACTGTTGGAAGCCATGAAAGTTGCCCATGAAGCAATTAAAATTCATTGCAAAGCCCAAATGGAACTAACTGAGGAAGTTGGCAAAATAGTGAAACGCGAATATTGCCATGAAGTGAATGATGAAGAACTTCGTAAAGCCGTTCACGATGCTTGTTATACCAAAGCGTATGCAATTGCAGAATCCGGCAACAAAAATAAGCATGAACGCGAAGACGCCTTTAAAACGATTCGTAACGAATTCAAAGCAACATTTAGCGAAGAAGAATTAGCCGCAAAAGGCGCACTCATTGACAAATACTACCACGATGTGGAAAAAGAGGCTATGCGCCGCTGTATTTTAGATGAAGGCAAACGCCTCGATGGACGCAAGACAACAGAAATTCGCCCTATCTGGAGTGAAATTGGTTATCTGCCTGGCCCTCACGGATCTGCCATCTTCACACGTGGAGAAACGCAGTCTCTTACTTCCGTGACACTTGGCACCAAAATGGACGAGAAAACCATAGATGACGTGTTGTTTCATGGAAAAGAACGTTTCTTATTACATTATAATTTCCCTCCTTTCTCTACAGGTGAAGCGAAAGCTCAACGCGGTGTTGGCCGTCGTGAAATCGGACACGGAAATCTGGCTCACAGAGCACTTAAGAAAATGATTCCTGACAACTACCCTTATGTAGTACGTGTAGTCTCAGAAATTCTTGAATCAAATGGTTCTTCTTCTATGGCAACTGTTTGCGCCGGCACACTGGCTTTAATGGACGCCGGAGTTAAGATTAAGAAACCCGTATCAGGTATTGCAATGGGGTTAATCAAAAACGCAGGAGAAGAAAAATACGCCGTACTATCTGACATTCTCGGTGATGAAGATCACCTCGGAGATATGGACTTCAAAGTAACAGGAACAAAAGATGGTATTACCGCTACTCAGATGGATATCAAAGTAGATGGTTTATCATTTGAGATCTTGGAACGTGCTCTTAACCAAGCAAAAGAAGGACGTATGCACATCCTCGGAAAGATATTGGAAACAATACAGGAACCACACGCTGAGCTGAAAGATCATGCACCTCGTATAGAGACACTAACTATTCCGAAAGAATTCATCGGAGCAATAATAGGTCCTGGTGGAAAGATCATTCAAGGAATGCAGGAAGAGACCGGTGCTACTATCACAATTGAAGAAGTTGACGGTATAGGTAGAATTGAAATAGCCGGTACAAACAAACAGGCTATCGAAAGTGCGATACGCATTATCAAAGGCATTGTATCAGTGCCTGAAGTAGGCGAAGTATACAAAGGCAAAGTTCGCTCCATCATGCCATACGGTGCATTTGTCGAATTCCTTCCGGGAAGAGACGGTTTACTTCACATTTCAGAGATGGATTGGAAACGCCTTGAAACGGTAGAAGAAATCGGGATCAAAGAAGGTGATGAAATAGAAGTAAAATTGATAGAGATTGATCCTAAAACTGGGAAATTTAAACTTTCAAGAAAAGTTTTACTTCCACGTCCGGAGAAAAAATAAACAACGATTCTCACACATAAAAAAGCTTGGTTACCGTTTGGTAGCCAAGCTTTTTTTATTCCCAAAAGAGGATAAAAGAGAATCGGAAAGTACCCCCATACTTTCCGATTCGAAACAGTCAAAAATCGACCTTAATCAATTTATTAACTTAACACAGCGGCAAAGATATGAGAAAATTTCTTTTGAATGAATTTTCTGATCTAAAACTTACTCTTTTAACATCAAAAGAAGAACATTCAGGGCATAAATAAAGAGGAGCTAGGCCTTTGTAAGAGAGGCTATTAAAAACAAATAAGGCATTTACTTGTATTCTTTAATAGGAAATTCTCCTGTCAAAGCTCCTAATACGCTAGTTGCAAGAGCCTCCATTTCATCCTCACCCGGATAAACGATGATCGGAGCCAAGAATGAGGTGCGTTCTTTTATTCGGGAAATCACATAGTCAGAATGAGCCATTCCACCGGTCAGCAGAATAGCATCCACCTTACCATAGAGGACCACACTCGCTGCGCCAATGCTTTTTGCAATATTATAAATCATTGCATCCATCACCAATTCGGCCTTAGAGTCACCATTCTCTATTGATTGAATAACAGAGGGTACATCTGTAGTACCTAAGTGAGCAGCTAATCCTGCCCGACCGGAAATTCGTTTTTTCAGTTCTTCACTCGTAAACTTTCCGGTATAACAAAGATCTATTAGCTGACCAGCCGGAAGTGTTCCGGCTCGTTCAGGTGAAAAAGGACCGTCACCATCGAGTGCATTATTAACATCTACCGCCTTACCGGAACGATGAGCAGCAACGGAAATACCTCCTCCTAAATGGCAGATAATAAGGTTAAGGTTTTCATAAACAGTGCCACACTCTTTTGCATAACGCCTTGCAACAGCTTTATGATTTAATGCATGAAAAATAGACACACGAGGCAGTAGTGGTGATCCTGTAATACGAGCGATATCGTCCAACTCGTCCACAACACCTGGATCAGCAATGAAAGCACGGCAACCGGCTATCCGTGAGGCCAAATCAGACGCAATCAGCCCACCAAGATTACATGCATGAGAGCGCATAGCATAAAGCGTATCATGCTTCATTGCTTCGTTCACTTCATACACCCCTCCTTGAAGAGGTTTCACCAAACCACCACGACCAATAACAGCATCAAACTGAAAAGGAATATGGTTTGTTTCCAATGCCTGCATAACAAGCGACTTACGAAATTCAAACTGATCAATAATGCGAGAAAAACCACTAAGTTCCTCTACACTATGACGGATATTACAAATTAATATAGAAACACCATCTTTATAAACTGCTATCTTTGTAGAAGTGGAGCCAGGATTAATCGCTAATATTTTCATTCTATTGTTTCTTTACAAATGAGACATGCCATGGCGAGGCTGTTATATTTAGACAAGCCGGAGTCACTTCGCGAAGGTAATACGACTGGGCAAACAGGACCTTGAAGTACACCTGCCATTTCAGCTTTGGCAAACAAGCTAACTGATTTATAAAATGTATTACCAGACTCTATATTAGGGAAAATAAGTACATCAGCTTGTCCTTCAATAGGAGAATAAATGCCTTTGATATCCCCACTTTCACGCTCACAGGAAGTTAGTACATCCAATGGACCATCGATAATAACATCTCCAAACTCTCCTGCATCTGCCAATTCTACAATGTTAACATAATCAAGGGAGTGAGGAAATTTAGCACTTACTTTCTCTGTACAATGTATTAATGCAATACGCGGTTGGTTGATGCCAAAATCATGACATATATGTATGGCATACCAGATCATCTCAATCCGTTGCTGCAAAGTGGGTCTGGGGATCACAGCTGCATCCGAAAAGAAAAGTAACTTATGATAAGATGGAATCTGCATAACAGCCAGATGAGTCAACACTTTTCCTGCCGGTAGCAGACCTTTGTCCTTATCCAAAATAGCACGCAGCAGATTATCGGTATTGATGATTCCTTTCATGAGTATGTCTGCCTGTTTTTCGCGGACAACCTTAACCGCCACAATGGATGCCTCATCAGGATCTTCAACATGCATTACTTCTATATATTCAGGATATTTTGCCAACGCAGGGTATTTTGTTAATACTGTTGAATCTCCTATAAGTAGAAACTCCGCAAATCCTTCCTCTATTGCACGTACTATCGCATACTCAGTATTAGGATCGTTGGCGCAAACCACGGCAACTCGCTTTCTCCGATTAAGCGTTTTCAGGTGAGCCGTTAACTGACTAAAGTTCTGAATTGGTTTCATAAAGTTCGATTTTTAGCAAATATCAGAAAAATCATTGGATAATAGATCATTCTCAAATAAAAACGAGGGTAAAAAACATTGCATTCTGACATATTATAATTGTTTCACTACAGAGATGCAATTCAAACGATAAAATAATGTTTTTTTGTGTACTTTTGCATCAATCATAAAACTATGTATCATGAGTAGCCTCATCTTACCTCCATATCTACAAAAAGGCGATAAAGTGGCCATTGTGTCTCCTTCAAGCAAAATAGACAAGAATCTTTTAATCGGTGCACAAAAGAGACTTGACTCTTGGGGACTGAAACCAGTTCTTGGCAAACATTCCGAAAGTTCCTTTGGGCTATATGCCGGAACAATAAAGCAACGGCTCGAAGATTTCCAGTCGGCAATGGATGCCGAAGATATAAAAGCAATCCTATGCAGCAGAGGAGGATATGGAGCTATACATTTTATTGATAAAATAGACTTTAGCCTATTCCGCAAACGCCCTAAGTGGTTGATGGGATTTAGTGATATAACTGTTCTACACAACCTCTTTCAAGCGAATGGATTTGCCTCACTGCATTCCCCCATGGCACACCATCTTAGCGTTGAGCCCGAAAACGACCCTTGCACACTTCACTTAAAAAACATCTTATGGGGAGAACTACCGCAATACACGTGTGAACCTCACAAACTAAACCAAACAGGAAAAGTGCGAGGCATCTTACGAGGAGGTAATATGTCCGTCTTCTATGGATTGCGAGGAACCATTTTTGACATTCCGGCCGAAGGCAGTATTCTATTTATTGAAGATGTGAGCGAACGTCCGCATGCGATAGAGCGGATGATGTATAATCTAAAGCTAGGCGGTGTTCTTGAGAAGTTATCAGGCCTCATCATCGGACAATTTACCGAATACAACGAAGATAACTCCTTGGGCAAAAGTTTGTATGAGGCTCTGTCCGACCTACTAAAAGAATACAATTACCCAATATGCTTCAACTTTCCCGTAGGGCATGTCACGAATAACCTACCTCTAATAAATGGGGCAGAAGTAGAATTTACTGTTAACAAAAAATTGGTAGAACTTAAATTCTAAATGCCAAAGAAAGAGGGGTAGTCAAAAATAAAATCGTAATTTTGGAACCGAAATAAAAACAGAACCAATGAAGAGTTATTATATGTTTTCTCTAATGAGTTTACTCGTTTTCACAACGATATCTTGTGGAAGCAACAATAAGTCGGCTGGAGCAACAGAAAGCACTGAGCAACAAGTAAAAGCGCCCGAGTTTGACGCCGATAGTGCTTACCAGTATGTCAAAGCTCAAGTTGACTTTGGACCACGGGTGCCTAATACTTCCGAACACGTAGCTTGTGGAAACTATCTGGCAAAAAAATTAGCCGACTTTGGAGCCACCGTCACCAATCAATATGCTGACTTAATTGGCTATGACGGTAAAATCCTTAAAGCCCGCAATATTATCGGCTCTTACAACCCTGAAAACAAAAAGCGCATACTCCTTTTTGCACATTGGGAT contains these protein-coding regions:
- the pnp gene encoding polyribonucleotide nucleotidyltransferase, coding for MINPIVKTIELGDGRTITLETGKLAKQADGSVMLRMGNTMLLATVCAAKDAVPGTDFMPLQVEYKEKYAAFGRFPGGFTKREGRASDNEILTCRLVDRALRPLFPDNYHAEVYVNIILFSADGVDMPDALAGLAASAALAVSDIPFNGPISEVRVARIGGQFVINPSFEQLAKADMDIMVAATYENIMMVEGEMSEVSEAELLEAMKVAHEAIKIHCKAQMELTEEVGKIVKREYCHEVNDEELRKAVHDACYTKAYAIAESGNKNKHEREDAFKTIRNEFKATFSEEELAAKGALIDKYYHDVEKEAMRRCILDEGKRLDGRKTTEIRPIWSEIGYLPGPHGSAIFTRGETQSLTSVTLGTKMDEKTIDDVLFHGKERFLLHYNFPPFSTGEAKAQRGVGRREIGHGNLAHRALKKMIPDNYPYVVRVVSEILESNGSSSMATVCAGTLALMDAGVKIKKPVSGIAMGLIKNAGEEKYAVLSDILGDEDHLGDMDFKVTGTKDGITATQMDIKVDGLSFEILERALNQAKEGRMHILGKILETIQEPHAELKDHAPRIETLTIPKEFIGAIIGPGGKIIQGMQEETGATITIEEVDGIGRIEIAGTNKQAIESAIRIIKGIVSVPEVGEVYKGKVRSIMPYGAFVEFLPGRDGLLHISEMDWKRLETVEEIGIKEGDEIEVKLIEIDPKTGKFKLSRKVLLPRPEKK
- the buk gene encoding butyrate kinase, coding for MKILAINPGSTSTKIAVYKDGVSILICNIRHSVEELSGFSRIIDQFEFRKSLVMQALETNHIPFQFDAVIGRGGLVKPLQGGVYEVNEAMKHDTLYAMRSHACNLGGLIASDLASRIAGCRAFIADPGVVDELDDIARITGSPLLPRVSIFHALNHKAVARRYAKECGTVYENLNLIICHLGGGISVAAHRSGKAVDVNNALDGDGPFSPERAGTLPAGQLIDLCYTGKFTSEELKKRISGRAGLAAHLGTTDVPSVIQSIENGDSKAELVMDAMIYNIAKSIGAASVVLYGKVDAILLTGGMAHSDYVISRIKERTSFLAPIIVYPGEDEMEALATSVLGALTGEFPIKEYK
- a CDS encoding phosphate acyltransferase; the encoded protein is MKPIQNFSQLTAHLKTLNRRKRVAVVCANDPNTEYAIVRAIEEGFAEFLLIGDSTVLTKYPALAKYPEYIEVMHVEDPDEASIVAVKVVREKQADILMKGIINTDNLLRAILDKDKGLLPAGKVLTHLAVMQIPSYHKLLFFSDAAVIPRPTLQQRIEMIWYAIHICHDFGINQPRIALIHCTEKVSAKFPHSLDYVNIVELADAGEFGDVIIDGPLDVLTSCERESGDIKGIYSPIEGQADVLIFPNIESGNTFYKSVSLFAKAEMAGVLQGPVCPVVLPSRSDSGLSKYNSLAMACLICKETIE
- a CDS encoding LD-carboxypeptidase, with the translated sequence MSSLILPPYLQKGDKVAIVSPSSKIDKNLLIGAQKRLDSWGLKPVLGKHSESSFGLYAGTIKQRLEDFQSAMDAEDIKAILCSRGGYGAIHFIDKIDFSLFRKRPKWLMGFSDITVLHNLFQANGFASLHSPMAHHLSVEPENDPCTLHLKNILWGELPQYTCEPHKLNQTGKVRGILRGGNMSVFYGLRGTIFDIPAEGSILFIEDVSERPHAIERMMYNLKLGGVLEKLSGLIIGQFTEYNEDNSLGKSLYEALSDLLKEYNYPICFNFPVGHVTNNLPLINGAEVEFTVNKKLVELKF